A window of the Streptomyces albireticuli genome harbors these coding sequences:
- the dapA gene encoding 4-hydroxy-tetrahydrodipicolinate synthase: MAPTSTPQTPFGRVLTAMVTPFTADGAVDLDGAQRLATHLVDAGNDGIVVNGTTGESPTTSDAEKAQLVRAVVEAVGDRAHVVAGAGTNDTHHSLELARAAEQAGAHGLLAVTPYYNKPPQEGLFRHFTAIADATELPVMLYDIPGRSGVPINTETIVRLAEHPRIVANKDAKGDLGRASWAIARSRLAWYSGDDMLNLPLLSVGAVGFVSVVGHLVTPELRALLSAHLAGDVAKATEIHQKLLPVFTGMFRTQGVITTKAALALKGLPAGPLRLPLVELSPEETEQLKRDLSAGGVEL; the protein is encoded by the coding sequence ATGGCTCCGACCTCCACACCGCAGACGCCCTTCGGGCGGGTCCTGACCGCCATGGTCACGCCCTTCACCGCTGACGGCGCCGTCGACCTCGACGGTGCCCAGCGCCTCGCCACCCACCTGGTGGACGCCGGCAACGACGGCATCGTCGTCAACGGCACCACCGGCGAGTCGCCCACCACCAGCGATGCGGAGAAAGCCCAGCTCGTGCGGGCCGTGGTCGAAGCGGTCGGCGACCGCGCCCACGTCGTCGCCGGAGCCGGCACGAACGACACCCACCACAGCCTCGAGCTGGCCCGCGCCGCCGAGCAGGCGGGCGCCCACGGCCTCCTGGCCGTCACCCCGTACTACAACAAGCCGCCGCAGGAGGGCCTCTTCCGGCACTTCACGGCCATCGCGGACGCCACGGAACTCCCCGTGATGCTCTACGACATCCCCGGCCGCAGCGGCGTCCCGATCAACACCGAGACGATCGTCCGTCTGGCCGAGCACCCCCGGATCGTCGCCAACAAGGACGCCAAGGGCGACCTGGGCCGCGCCAGCTGGGCCATCGCCCGCTCGCGCCTCGCCTGGTACTCCGGCGACGACATGCTCAACCTGCCGCTGCTCTCCGTCGGCGCGGTCGGCTTCGTGTCCGTCGTCGGCCACCTCGTCACCCCCGAGCTGCGCGCGCTGCTCAGCGCCCACCTCGCCGGTGACGTCGCCAAGGCGACCGAGATCCACCAGAAGCTGCTCCCGGTCTTCACGGGTATGTTCCGCACCCAGGGCGTGATCACCACCAAGGCGGCCCTGGCCCTCAAGGGCCTCCCGGCCGGTCCGCTGCGACTGCCGCTCGTCGAGCTCTCCCCGGAGGAGACCGAGCAGCTGAAGCGCGATCTCTCGGCCGGCGGGGTAGAGCTTTAA
- the thyX gene encoding FAD-dependent thymidylate synthase, which translates to MTDSPTEYAKPTFRGDVTVELVKHSAADSDVLWAARVSTAGEQSLEEITKDPERSKGLINYLMRDRHGSPFEHNSMTFFISAPILVFREFMRHRVGWSYNEESGRYRELQPVFYVPGQDRKLVQEGRPGKYVFVEGSQEQHDLTTRVMEDSYRQAYEAYQEMLAAGVAREVARSVLPVGLFSSMYATCNARSLMHFLGLRTQHEQATVPSFPQREIEMVGEQMEAEWAKLMPLTYAAFNKNGRVAP; encoded by the coding sequence GTGACCGACAGCCCCACCGAGTACGCCAAGCCCACATTCCGCGGTGATGTGACCGTCGAGCTGGTCAAGCACAGCGCCGCCGACTCCGACGTGCTGTGGGCCGCCCGCGTCTCCACCGCCGGTGAGCAGTCCCTGGAGGAGATCACCAAGGACCCCGAGCGGTCGAAGGGGCTCATCAATTACCTGATGCGCGACCGCCACGGCAGCCCCTTCGAGCACAACTCGATGACCTTCTTCATCAGCGCCCCGATCCTCGTCTTCCGCGAGTTCATGCGCCACCGCGTCGGCTGGTCGTACAACGAGGAGTCCGGCCGCTACCGCGAGCTCCAGCCGGTCTTCTACGTCCCGGGCCAGGACCGCAAGCTGGTCCAGGAGGGCCGTCCGGGCAAGTACGTCTTCGTCGAGGGCAGCCAGGAGCAGCACGACCTGACCACCCGCGTCATGGAGGACTCCTACCGCCAGGCCTACGAGGCCTACCAGGAGATGCTGGCCGCCGGTGTCGCCCGTGAGGTCGCCCGCTCGGTCCTGCCGGTCGGACTCTTCTCCTCCATGTACGCCACCTGCAACGCCCGCTCGCTGATGCACTTCCTCGGCCTGCGCACCCAGCACGAGCAGGCGACGGTCCCCTCCTTCCCGCAGCGCGAGATCGAGATGGTCGGCGAGCAGATGGAGGCGGAGTGGGCCAAGCTCATGCCCCTCACCTATGCCGCGTTCAACAAGAACGGGCGCGTCGCTCCCTGA
- a CDS encoding PH domain-containing protein, whose amino-acid sequence MPLPFLTADRDDTAPAGPAPEAYLPYEDRSRRRRPYRVGPWRVGGAALVLLLASYVLFSALIIAIAGSLPGAGICAAVAALLIAAAVRLVQVGLWLSPEGLRQVRLLSSTVLPWADVAGVRTVQQPVRWLGLPRTVQGQALVVTRGQGEPVVTVVTDHGADFLGRPERFAVAVAAVERRVAEFRAV is encoded by the coding sequence ATGCCCCTGCCCTTCCTGACAGCCGACCGAGACGACACCGCACCCGCGGGCCCGGCCCCCGAGGCGTACCTGCCTTACGAGGACCGCTCCCGCCGGCGGCGTCCGTACCGGGTCGGCCCCTGGCGGGTCGGCGGTGCCGCGCTGGTACTGCTGCTCGCCTCGTACGTGCTCTTCTCGGCGTTGATCATCGCCATCGCCGGTTCCCTCCCGGGCGCCGGCATCTGTGCGGCCGTGGCCGCGCTGCTGATAGCGGCGGCCGTACGGCTGGTCCAGGTCGGCCTCTGGCTGAGCCCCGAGGGGCTGCGGCAGGTCCGGCTGCTGTCGAGCACGGTGCTCCCGTGGGCGGACGTGGCGGGGGTGCGGACCGTGCAGCAGCCGGTGCGGTGGCTCGGGCTGCCCCGTACGGTCCAGGGGCAGGCGCTGGTCGTCACCCGGGGGCAGGGCGAGCCCGTGGTCACCGTCGTGACCGATCACGGGGCGGACTTCCTGGGGCGCCCGGAGCGGTTCGCCGTGGCGGTGGCCGCCGTGGAGCGTCGCGTCGCGGAGTTCCGGGCCGTGTGA
- a CDS encoding tetratricopeptide repeat protein, translating into MRAKIVYFGLAAVLVVYFFLVGSRGIMLIRQGTAITVAFGVAVLVLPFIGAWFLYQTTRFARAANRLAQELEAEGGLPVDELVRTPGGRIDRDSADAVFARRRAETEDAPGDWRAWFRLAVAYHDARDTPRARKAMQRAIALHDGKPVRAEAV; encoded by the coding sequence GTGCGCGCGAAGATCGTCTATTTCGGGCTGGCCGCCGTCCTGGTCGTCTACTTCTTCCTGGTCGGCAGCCGCGGCATCATGCTGATCAGGCAGGGGACGGCGATCACCGTCGCCTTCGGCGTGGCGGTGCTGGTGCTGCCCTTCATCGGTGCCTGGTTCCTCTACCAGACCACCCGGTTCGCCCGGGCCGCCAACCGGCTGGCCCAGGAGCTGGAGGCCGAGGGCGGCCTCCCCGTCGACGAGCTCGTAAGGACACCGGGCGGCCGGATCGACCGCGATTCCGCGGACGCCGTCTTCGCCCGGCGCCGGGCCGAGACGGAGGACGCCCCGGGGGACTGGCGGGCGTGGTTCCGGCTGGCGGTGGCGTACCACGACGCACGGGACACCCCGAGGGCCCGCAAGGCCATGCAGCGGGCCATCGCCCTGCACGACGGAAAGCCGGTGCGGGCCGAAGCGGTCTGA
- the dapB gene encoding 4-hydroxy-tetrahydrodipicolinate reductase, which produces MSKLRVAVIGAHGRIGSEAVRAVEAADDMELVAALGRGDELETLTRAGAQVAVELTHPDSVMENLEFCVANGIHGVVGTTGWTEDRLARLHSWLDASPSTGVLIAPNFSIGAVLTMTFARQAARFFESAEVVELHHRGKADAPSGTATRTAQMIAEAREAAGLPRQEDPTTHGLPGARGADVDGVPVHAVRLRGLLAHQEVLFGDTGETLTIRHDSLHHSCFMPGILLGARRVVDTPGLTFGLEHFLDLG; this is translated from the coding sequence ATGAGCAAGCTGCGCGTGGCGGTCATCGGCGCCCACGGCCGGATCGGCTCCGAGGCCGTACGGGCCGTGGAGGCCGCCGACGACATGGAACTGGTGGCCGCGCTGGGCCGGGGCGACGAGCTGGAGACGCTGACCCGGGCCGGTGCCCAGGTCGCGGTCGAGCTGACGCACCCCGACTCGGTGATGGAGAACCTCGAGTTCTGCGTCGCCAACGGCATCCACGGCGTCGTCGGCACCACCGGCTGGACCGAGGACCGCCTCGCGCGGCTGCACTCCTGGCTCGACGCCTCGCCGTCGACCGGTGTGCTCATCGCCCCGAACTTCTCCATCGGGGCCGTCCTGACCATGACCTTCGCCCGGCAGGCGGCGCGCTTCTTCGAGTCCGCCGAGGTGGTCGAGCTGCACCACCGCGGCAAGGCGGACGCCCCCTCGGGCACCGCCACCCGCACCGCGCAGATGATCGCGGAGGCCCGGGAGGCCGCCGGCCTGCCGCGGCAGGAGGACCCGACCACGCACGGCCTGCCCGGCGCGCGGGGCGCGGACGTCGACGGGGTGCCCGTGCACGCCGTGCGGCTGCGGGGCCTGCTGGCCCACCAGGAAGTCCTCTTCGGCGACACCGGTGAGACGCTCACCATCCGGCACGACTCGCTGCACCACAGCTGCTTCATGCCCGGCATCCTGCTGGGCGCGCGCCGCGTGGTGGACACGCCCGGGCTGACCTTCGGCCTGGAACACTTCCTGGATCTGGGCTGA